One window of the Octopus sinensis linkage group LG3, ASM634580v1, whole genome shotgun sequence genome contains the following:
- the LOC115209813 gene encoding caspase-7-like, producing the protein MESIAKLPDYFKYDMSHKRRGFALIINNEHFMNLPEREGSSIDTQEMRIALEHLGFEVIVYHNQTVKEMKDLLNDMASKDHTDNDCFLLVILSHGNKEDILYGTDDNAVTLEEIIKPILPGKCKSLIGKPKLIFVSACRGENLDKGIDVCDAKDVTNECETHWHKLPLWADVLIGFGTMSGFYSWRTPSQGTWFIQALTAVFMNYGHWMELHTMLTLVNNKVANNFESLTSDSTWNGMKQIPCISSMLTKQVYFLPKQT; encoded by the coding sequence ATGGAGAGTATAGCAAAGCTTCCTGATTATTTCAAATATGATATGTCACACAAGAGAAGAGGTTTTGCCCTCATTATAAACAATGAACATTTTATGAATCTGCCTGAACGAGAGGGATCTTCTATTGATACACAAGAAATGAGAATAGCATTAGAACATCTTGGCTTTGAAGTTATTGTATACCATAACCAGACAGTAAAAGAGATGAAGGACTTGTTAAATGACATGGCTTCAAAAGACCATACAGACAATGATTGTTTCTTACTAGTTATCTTGTCGCATGGTAATAAGGAGGATATTCTCTATGGTACAGATGACAATGCTGTCACATTGGAAGAAATTATAAAACCCATATTACCAGGGAAGTGCAAAAGTTTAATAGGCAAACCAAAGCTGATATTTGTGTCAGCATGTCGGGGAGAAAACCTGGATAAAGGAATTGATGTATGCGATGCAAAGGATGTAACTAACGAATGTGAAACTCATTGGCACAAACTTCCATTATGGGCTGATGTGCTTATTGGCTTTGGAACTATGTCTGGCTTTTATTCTTGGCGTACACCTTCTCAAGGAACCTGGTTTATTCAAGCCTTAACTGCTGTTTTCATGAACTATGGACACTGGATGGAATTGCACACAATGTTAACCCTAGTGAATAATAAAGTGGCTAATAATTTCGAGTCTTTGACTTCAGATTCAACCTGGAATGGAATGAAACAAATACCATGTATATCTTCAATGTTAACAAAACAAGTCTATTTTCTACCAAAACAAACATAG